The Pomacea canaliculata isolate SZHN2017 linkage group LG14, ASM307304v1, whole genome shotgun sequence genomic sequence ATTACGGCAGGTGATAACCGTTCCTCACATCACATGTAGGGTAGCCTGATGTCCGGGGTAGGTGGACACGGACACCCCAACGCACTTCTACTGAAGTAGAAGCGCAAACCTCGATTTGTGCCATCCATATGGTTTCAGATATGCTGAAGGCTAATTTTTAAGAGAAATCTGATCTACCACTCATCTACCATCTTTCAGTCTGTTCGCCTGTCTGCTTAACTGTCGCCACCACGTACACCCATATCCCAACTCCTGTTGCTGATTACATGTCCCTGCACAAAACATCTCCTCACCACTCCCGTGTAGACACAAGAGACCTGCTTCAGATGTTGACAGACTCTCTTGTCACAGCTGTGGAACTTCCAGACGAAACTGCTTTAAGCAGTCGATATGCCTTTTCCTCCCAACATTCCAACTGCGCATTTTCTGGCCTGTTAGTATgcaattgtttcttttctttttttggagcTTATGCCAGGCATCAATCCACAGTTACTTAACAGTTATTTGCACGTGACGTTTGCGTAATGAGCTTGGTCGAAAACTTCCTCCATGTGCTTTGTATAATGTTTCTAAGTATTAGGTACAGCTTGTTAGGCTTATAAACACTGCGTGTTATCGACGCCATCTTATGACTGTTGACTTcattgatgataaaaaaaaacctctttccGGTTTGACCAAAGTCGTTCCCTTTTGCTGCCTCCCTGGCTTTGTGCACCGTCTCAAATAAATCCCAGctttctgtcttatttttaaatgtcagaccTTGGCCGATATTAATTCACTGCTTGATCCCGAGGTCAGTCTGGCACAGCGCTTGCCCATGAATGAAGTGGGGTGGATGAAGATGTggcagggggaggggaggggagggaacgGAAGCTTCGACCCATTGCAGGCAGCGCGACTTGCACGATTCCAGTCCAGTCTATTAATAGCTTGGCGACAAGCTTCCGCAATGCAAATGGCATCCTCAGTCTCTGCACGCAAGGGTCTTGGAAGGAAAAGCCTGAGCAGAAACCAGAACAGTAGCGAGGTTCTTCGACATCTGGTCAAGAGAACCTAGAGAGGTCTGCTAGGTTTTCTGCGAAGAATCCTTGGAAACATTGTCAACTGTATTCCgaaaatattactaaaaacAACCGTGAACTGTCTGATTATTTGTTAAttattgacaaaaaataaaagacccATGCCAGTTTTATTCCCATTGTAGACTTAATCTAGTCGCCATCATAGACCTAGCCATGCCGCTTGCTGACCCTCAGGACGTAGGCCTGCCGTAGTATAGACGTAGTCTGCCCTCGTCATAGACGTAGTTGACTTGATAGTTGACGTCTGTGCTGTCCCCCACCTACTGCAATCATTGATGTCCACTTCTCCGCCTCCTTGTTCTTCCATCTAACATTTTAACTTCACTCTTGTATTTTTACCAGGGACTTGACTTGCTACAGCTGTAACACAGCATCCACAAACTGCTTGCACGCCAGTGCACAATGGCGCCTTATATTTATGAAGCAgacttgtttgttttaaaactttgtcGTTTGAACTGCTTGTCTAAAACAAATTGTTGTGTCTTCttttttgaaaatacattttgctCTTCAACTGAAGTTTGATGTTTTTACTCAGCGTTTGGCGCTACTATGCATGCACATAAGAATCCACACGCgcacaaataagaaattaaagtgCATGCTTTCAGTGCACGCGCATGTTTCGAGATTATGCGAGGATGAACGAGATCGCGGGGAAGGGTGTGCTGGCAGAGAAAGAGTGAATTATAGTTACGATAGCATGTTGCTGTGTGCTTGCTATCAGGGCTCTAACACGCGTCCCAGACTTCTCGTGAATCTCTTCCAatgtggtttttaaaaaaatcaattataCTTCTTGTCCGCCATTGATCTGCACACACAGCTGTTCCACAAGCAGCCACTTATCTTTTACATTCTTTATCCCCATCTTACAGTATTACCTCCCATTCTCATCTCCTCACCCACCCAGACATAAACCTGCTTCCTCTATTTCTGTATGTGCACTAAAAGGATGAAGACACTACCAAAGTGCTGAGGCTGGAAAAGTGATATTTCTAGTTCTGCTCACGGCCGCACCAATCCGCAACAGCCCTTCATCCCAGCccacttctctccctttatcCCCACAAATCATCCTTACAGCATCATCTTGTTAGGTTGCCTCCTCCGCGTCTCATGTATTTAATAGTCGTTGAACGCACTTCGGTGAGCAAACGCATTGAGGCTGATGCAGACATGCAAATATCGCTCTAAGTCTGTTCAGTGCACGAAGACAAATGCACAAAGGACCCTGCTTGACAAACATATCACACGCCCCAGCCCCCTGCTGTGGGAAGGAGTGTGTTAGGTCTTGAGAATAATGGGGAAAAAGGTTGGGAAGAAAGAGTTAagatgaaggagagagagaaagtaaatgGGTGGGTAAGATGcaaagtgtgtgcgtgtgaggaGGGGGTATGAAGGAAGCAGGGCGACTTCTTCTGATGACAGATAATGAATGCAATTGCAAACCTTTTCTAGGAGATCGATGCTGTCCTTACATATTATCCACAGCAAAAAAACTTGCAAGCGTATTCTTCACTGTACACACACTATGCGACATGCCTCACTTAATGCTAATAAGCATACATGAAAGTGAGTGTgggagcatatatatatatgaatgggCTTTGTTCATATATTtgagcatgcgtgtgtgtgcatatatagatgtgtgtgtgtgggtgggtgggtgcttgcatgcatatttacgtgtgtgtgagggtatgcatgcatacttatctgcatgtgagtgtgtgtaaataaaatgatgtcatacatatatatccatgtgtttgtgtgcagaaaaagaaagagaacgatAAAGAAAGAGGGGTAGGGCATGTGAAAGTgcataaataatcataataaaaaataacataaattcGTATAATGCTCTATCATGTCATGTGACATTAAAATAAGTGACAAGTAAATGCAGCTAGGGGAAACAACCACAGCATAAAACAGGAATTTGTGTTTAAACAGACATCTCAAGGGCCAAGAACTAAGTCAATAATGCTTAGCACTAATAGCATTGttctatttttcttattgtaatTATCAGAGTCACAACTCAGGGCAGAACTATACTTCATTGGAAatgtcccatgggatgggagaaatgacaacaaagaggaacaatGCAGTTCAGTAATTATGTGCTGTTTACTTACTGCAGCTGTAACTTTGAACACTGATGAGGTGATGAAGAGTTCTTTTGTTTCAGACTTTTTCTGAACACTGGAAAATATGCAACAGATAATTGTCAGAAAAAACAGAAGGACAAGAGAGGgaaatacatgaaaaatatttcatatatttcatAATAAATTAAGTCTTTAGATTGGGAGGTGGGGAAAAAACCTGCAGTCCTTTGCCTTCAGGGGTAACTTCTCAATATAAACATAGAAAGATATAACCAACCTTCCCCCACCAGAAAAAAGAACCCcaacataacaaaatattccACCACAAAAGCCATGAAGGGATGGGCTTGGAATATGGGATCAAGCAAAGCTAAAAAGCAgtattaaaaagaagaaagacaaacattaaTACAACAGCAAGTTGGTGAGAGTACTAAAACAAACTGAACATTCTACTTTTATAAAAGGAATTTATGTTACGTCTGCATGCAAATAGGTCttactgcaaaaataaaataggggAAGCAATTCTTGAAAATCCGACATACTTTGCTGAGgataacatttttaacttaCGTGATTAGATCCTTGTATAGCTGTTTGGTGAAATCAAGGTATGGGTCAACAGTGTCCTCATACTGGCACACCTGTCCTCCCAGGCAAATATGTTGGAACAGGTGAAAGAGGAACTCTTCACGATCcgtttcattaaaaacacaaaaactgtcTGAGTCTTCATTTAGGAGCATCTgaaaaaagtgcaaacaagATGCATCCAACACTTACAAAATGGGAATGCTTCAAGCTAtagttgaaaataataatttcttaaaaaaCATTGGACAAAAGAACAGAGGTCATTCCAATTTAGTATCCACTATGATTTTGTTTAAGCGAATCTTTTTAAACAGATTCCCATAACATTCATTATgcattttcatacaaaaaagCAGGAATTTTATCTCATGAggcaaaaatcaaataatatttgttgATTAAATATTCTATATTCTCAGGTATAAGTAGTGTACACAAAGTTCCAATGCTACACATGATAAAAAGCTGGCAATACAACAGTCAGTCTAAACTGCTGTTataacacaaaaaattattttaaaaaatcagaatttaAACACAACAGTTAAAATAGTCAGATAGTTCACGTTTTGTTAACACTAAACTATGAAAGAAACCATTTTCCTTTCATTGCAGAAATCAGTATAGCAACAATATAGCTTTTGAAAATATGCAGAGCAGATCTCAGATTACTTGATGTTTACCATAGCAAAATGTTGTCACTTATGTACAGCTAGAAATTACCTGTCGAAGTTCATCTGAAGCAACAAAATCTCCAAAAAACTCATCCAAGCATTTTTTGATGTGCCCTGACTGCCTCACAATCTGATCTCTCCTCATAAAGTTTGTCAAAGAATGCCATGGACATCACTGTGCAGGGAATCAGTGTCGCTGTCACTGTCTCTGCTTTCACACCTAAGGATGACATTTTTGAGTTTGAGGAGTGACAAAAAAAACactcaaataaataacaaagaggGAAATTCCTAAATTTACAGTTAAGGACAAAATAAGATTCTGCTTCCAGCAAAGGCACTATGGAGAAGGCAATCCCTAGTGCTActcattataatattaataatagaaTGTGCAAAGGCCATTTCCTCGTTTGGATCCAAACTCGGTGCACGGCACATGAAAGAGTACATACAAACAGTCAACCATATAAGAAGCATAAGTATCAGATTACACCATGACTGACTTGGGGAATAAGGTGtcagtagctcagacaggtatAACAACAGCAAAGATCACAAACCAGCAATAAGGGAACTATCACCATTATCATCAGCTATGATTTTACTATCTGGAGTTATAATTTCCACCTGGTTATGAAATAAACTGATTAAGACAAGaattagaaatatttgaagtaGATGCAATGATTTAAAGTGCATCTGATGACACAtaagtttatttcttgaacaACGAGCAAAATATGTGAGACACCTTCAGCCACTAATCACGTATGGTGGTTCATACAAGCATGTGCATCATAAACAATCATTTTTGTGAAAAACTGTGTAagcaaaaagcaataaaataaaaatgatcattACATCTCTTCACACAAATGTTGATCGAAAAATTTTAGGCTTTTATTCAGActcacatttctttaaaaaacaacaacccaggAGTAACACAGGAGCACATCACACCTATTTCAACAGTTGTTCTTCATTCGTGTGAACTATGTTTATTCACATGGCATGACCATTAGAATCTATTGCATAGAAGACTACAAATTTCAGCAGTCATACCCTTTgcccaaaaatattttttggaaatgcaGCTGGATATACCTAATACAAGGGATTAACCATTAAAAAGACTTATTAAGCGCATTCACAAACCACTGCAACAAGTCTTCATCATACACTTATTTAAAGGTATAACATTTTCCAAGAGTTAAAATttatcacacacaaatatgagTGACACTCACCAACTGGTGTCCATTTTCCAGATGAGGACAACATCTGAAGAGTTGAGACAACGTTTTCATCCCTGAAGAAATCCTACAAGTTACAAAAGCATTTCCAGACTAAGATAAGcattttctctcccttgatTGTCTGATTTATCCAAACATAAGCATCCAAACAGAAATGTAGTGACATTATGGCATTGTAACGATGAGAGAAAGTTTTTATGGTGAGCATTAATAGAGAAGCTGGATTTTGTGAAGTGGATTGTTCAGCTTCATGTTAATTGGTTATAGCTGGATTGGTTAAGgcaaacttttaaacaaagcCACATTAAGGGATTAAAACTTGGTGATGAATAATTGAAAGCAGGCACAGTATTCAATAGGTAAAATTCATTTGGtctaatatgtatatatacatgcatatctattatatatttaatagtAATCAAATGCTGACAAATCATAAATGAGGGTTAAGATAAAGTAACTTTGAGGAAGAAGAATCAGGCAAAGCAGTTGAATTAAACTGATTTGaattaaaattactttgaaattatttggggttggttttttttttggtttttttgttacATTGACTCTTTCCTTATATTTTCTTATAggcttgttttaaaatgaagatcTCACCAGAATATTTTTCTATCCATCCTTGGCTTGGGATTTTGacttaataaatatttagtgcCGTCATTAAGTTAACATTAAGTTTCCATTCTGTACTTATTAGTAATAGTTAATATGACAAACAAATTGGCGCTTGTGTCTGACACTCATtttatatacaggtagtcctcgacttcccacggggatccgttctcaacgcggcgtcgtaaaccgaatttcgacgtaagtcggatcctacgttcatacagtactgtaccataataacagtacagtactgcaaacacttagccaatccaaacacctatcctaacacagtaccctacataattatcaataaacataaaaacagtaaaatattgtagtactgtacgtttaataatgaaatactgtactgtaagtgctgtaacagtaataaacagtgttaggttaggcagacgtttgcaaaacaagcctgtctcatccacgtgggaatgagtgtcgtaaccacgaaacgacgtaactcgagaccgtcgtaacccgaggactacctgaaTAATGAATTATCAATTGTTTTAGCAAAATTTGTTTAGTGGAATGCATTTACCAGAACAAACTGGTCCTTTTCATAGGCTTGAAACATCTGGTCAAAGCTATATGCTTGTGCAGTGATGCGTCCTTTCATGGACCTATTGCCAAGAGAATGTTTAGAGATGTAAAATTAAATCATCCTCAAGCACGCTAATATATAGTAATATCGGTAATTCTGTAACGTGTTCTTGTGAAATACTAAgtctctttaaaacaaatttagcCAATATTCCACACAGTATGTTggatctttaaataaaactggTAACAGTAACAGCGTCGTATGTTGTGAAGATCGACAGAAATTTCTAGACTTTCAAGCCAACGTTAGAATGCGTCCATAGCAACTCTACTATTCATTTGTAatagttatttaaaaatatttgtgttttgcagAAAAGTTAATAGCTATGAACAAACCATTTCATAAGGTAATCTTGGTTATCTTTGTTCGATAAAGAAGGGAATTCCTTTCCCTGCAgcagatgaaaaacaaatttcttggGATTGTCAGCCATTGCAGCTGTAAAGGGACGTCACTACCACATAAAGACAAAGTAACAAATCAGgggttgtctttcttttgctgcTCTCGGGGCAGGGGATGGGCTTGGAGGCGACATCTGAATCTATGGCCTGTGATCTTTAGCCTGCCAATattaaatctgtttaaaatatgtaaacGCAGATATTTCGAAATACTTAGCAGTGACATTGGTTCAGTGGCGCTAGACACTGCACTGCGCGTGGACAGGCGTGTGCACCAGTTCGTGACCCTAGCGAGGTCATTGAGTGCGAAACTGCACGACGAACGCCTAAACTATCTATCGCACTTTCTTGTCATTGCGTTTAATATCTGTACAGTACACACGTTTATGACACTGTCACAAGGCAGAGTATTACAGTACACATGGTTGGGAACAATTTTATTagttctgtaaataaaaaattattgaatcaTTCGTTAAATAATCCAGCCATTTGGATACGCGTCTTGTTTCTATTCTTGGAGAaacttcttgtctttttctaattaacggaaagaaaaactacATCTTATGCTCCAGATGAAAAGAAGACCTCAGGAATCTAACAAAGAACCAGATAAACCTACTCAAAAGTCAATAAATTGCAGAGATTTCATTTAAGTTTCACCTGGACTGCGTCCTTCCCAGCCTGCAAGGGCTTTGGGCATTTGAGCTGCcccgatagggaagtgagactttgggatgggaagcgtgtaattcgatcctaaactgacgtgtccatcgcgctttttttcttcagccgcgctcgatttggtagccacgtgatcgtgtcgcatccctcCACCCGCTctttccctccccccccccactgtTTCCCCACGTGTACCTGCGACAAGGTACGGGGTTAATCAGAGGTCACATCGGCCGGTTCAGCTTTGACCGGCgcgcagacattttgaactgtacgtccatcttcaagtgaaacaccgccgatttctgaagtaagtcttaataaagttaagtgaaagatgccattaaaacaactgtactttataacagtggatagtcattaataatttatgatcatatataagtattgtagtgctttttgtgaaatgtttcacgtgttgtacccggcaggtctcacacatacatccactggcaactcgcttttacatgacgctgtcttctatatgtgctgtaaataatttaaatggtttaaccatatccttcttgttgtaaataatcaaattgcttaatcgtatctcttgcctactaattacacgtatttactaattacagaaatgaaatgttgagcgcgaatacgattggcggaagcaaggtgacagtgcatgatgggttcaaattagctagtcaagaggtaaagtacacacacacacaatctctcgtattattgatgattaacttcgaagttgaaatctatgacatgaactcattgagtcatgcttgaaattcgtcgtctgctttctcaataacagcggtgctgcgattaccaaacgtcttggtgcattctaggggaaagcaacaagacaatcacattgctttctgaacaactaaaatt encodes the following:
- the LOC112555795 gene encoding LOW QUALITY PROTEIN: uncharacterized protein C11orf70-like (The sequence of the model RefSeq protein was modified relative to this genomic sequence to represent the inferred CDS: deleted 1 base in 1 codon), with translation MADNPKKFVFHLLQGKEFPSLSNKDNQDYLMKWSMKGRITAQAYSFDQMFQAYEKDQFVLDFFRDENVVSTLQMLSSSGKWTPVGVKAETVTATLIPCTVMSMAFFDKLYEERQIVRQSGHIKKCLDEFFGDFVASDELRQMLLNEDSDSFCVFNETDREEFLFHLFQHICLGGQVCQYEDTVDPYLDFTKQLYKDLITVQKKSETKELFITSSVFKVTAADASGTYYPSEKPHPQTFSYLIVDPLKRQVSVLYHRFGSISFDQ